In Saccharolobus solfataricus, a genomic segment contains:
- a CDS encoding IS607-like element ISC1904 family transposase, which yields MLRSKEACQRLGISYATLREYVKKGYIKPVILQSGKWRFREEDVERLMGIIRKRKVILYARVSSSTQKDDLANQVKYLEEQVKEYDQVITDIGSGLNMKRKGFLKLLKMILNNEVSRVVIAYPDRLVRFGFEILEEVCKAHGCEIVVINQEDKEEELVEDLVSILLSFSGKLHGMRSHKYEKVKKCAEELKA from the coding sequence ATGCTAAGATCAAAGGAAGCATGCCAAAGACTAGGAATATCCTATGCAACACTTAGAGAATACGTTAAGAAAGGATACATAAAACCAGTTATACTACAGAGCGGAAAATGGAGATTCAGAGAAGAAGACGTAGAGAGGCTAATGGGAATTATTAGAAAAAGAAAAGTAATACTTTACGCCAGAGTATCATCTTCCACACAAAAAGACGATCTGGCAAACCAAGTGAAATATCTAGAGGAACAAGTCAAAGAATACGACCAAGTAATCACAGACATAGGTTCCGGGTTAAACATGAAGAGAAAAGGATTCCTAAAACTACTGAAAATGATACTTAACAACGAAGTATCACGCGTAGTTATTGCTTACCCAGACAGACTTGTTAGATTCGGCTTCGAAATCCTGGAGGAAGTGTGCAAAGCACATGGCTGTGAAATAGTAGTAATAAACCAAGAGGACAAAGAAGAAGAATTGGTCGAAGACTTAGTCTCAATACTACTCTCATTCAGTGGGAAACTACATGGCATGAGAAGTCATAAATACGAGAAGGTGAAGAAATGTGCTGAAGAACTTAAGGCTTAA